In Pseudomonas rhizosphaerae, one DNA window encodes the following:
- a CDS encoding RNA polymerase sigma factor yields the protein MSQSRFISVFISQRLSLLRTLQRMVRNPSTAEDLLQETYLRVNRAVGERPIEHLEPFVFQTARNLALDYLRSRRLYERTMVEDVPLNVLQSIATVASTPDEAAHAQRLLARLTASLGLLTPRQQRIFILSRVHGSSYMEIAEELEVSASTVQKELKLIMAICVGVAQRLEEQL from the coding sequence GTGAGTCAATCACGTTTCATTTCCGTATTCATCTCGCAACGCTTGAGCCTGCTGCGCACCCTTCAGCGCATGGTTCGCAACCCCAGCACCGCCGAAGACCTGCTTCAGGAAACCTACCTGAGGGTCAACCGTGCCGTGGGCGAGCGACCTATCGAACATCTCGAGCCGTTCGTGTTCCAGACAGCGCGCAATCTTGCCCTCGACTATCTACGCTCCCGTCGCCTGTATGAGCGAACGATGGTCGAAGACGTGCCTCTCAACGTGCTACAAAGCATTGCAACAGTGGCCAGCACTCCGGATGAAGCCGCCCATGCGCAGCGCCTGCTGGCCAGATTGACCGCCAGCCTCGGCCTGCTGACGCCTCGCCAGCAGAGGATTTTCATACTCAGCCGGGTGCATGGCAGTAGCTATATGGAGATCGCCGAAGAGCTGGAAGTTTCGGCCAGCACCGTACAAAAGGAGTTGAAATTGATCATGGCGATCTGTGTCGGCGTTGCGCAGCGTCTGGAGGAACAACTGTGA
- the gap gene encoding type I glyceraldehyde-3-phosphate dehydrogenase, translating to MTIRIAINGFGRIGRNVLRALYTQGYRQDLQVVAINDLGDSAINAHLLKYDTVHGTFDGTVEHDKEGLTVNGDRISVSAIRNPAELPWKAENIDVVFECTGLFTDREKAAAHLTAGARKVIISAPAKGADATVVYGVNHDVLRQSHEVISNASCTTNCLAPVAQVLHRELGIEQGLMTTIHAYTNDQNLIDVYHSDPYRARSATQSMIPSKTGAAEAVGLVLPELAGKLTGMAVRVPVINVSLVDLTLNLSREASRDEINALMQAAAEQSKVLGYNTLPLVSTDFNHNPLSSIFDANHTKVNGKLVKVMAWYDNEWGFSNRMLDNCLALINAK from the coding sequence ATGACCATTCGCATAGCAATCAACGGTTTTGGCCGCATCGGCCGCAATGTCCTGCGGGCACTCTATACCCAAGGCTACCGTCAGGACCTGCAGGTCGTCGCCATCAACGACCTGGGTGACAGCGCGATCAACGCCCACCTGCTCAAGTACGACACGGTGCATGGCACCTTCGACGGCACGGTGGAGCACGACAAGGAAGGCCTGACGGTCAACGGCGATCGCATCTCGGTGAGTGCCATTCGCAACCCGGCCGAGCTGCCGTGGAAGGCCGAGAACATCGACGTAGTCTTCGAATGCACCGGTCTGTTCACCGACCGTGAAAAGGCCGCTGCGCACCTGACTGCCGGCGCGCGCAAGGTGATCATTTCGGCACCGGCCAAGGGCGCCGACGCCACCGTGGTCTATGGCGTCAACCATGACGTGCTGCGCCAGTCCCACGAAGTGATCTCCAACGCTTCGTGCACCACCAACTGTTTGGCGCCGGTGGCGCAGGTGCTGCACCGCGAGCTGGGTATCGAACAGGGTCTGATGACCACGATCCATGCCTACACCAACGACCAGAACCTGATCGACGTGTACCACAGCGACCCCTACCGCGCGCGCTCGGCCACCCAGTCGATGATTCCCAGCAAGACCGGCGCCGCCGAAGCGGTGGGCCTGGTGCTGCCCGAGCTGGCCGGCAAGCTGACCGGCATGGCGGTACGCGTACCGGTGATCAACGTATCGCTGGTCGACCTGACCTTGAACCTGTCGCGCGAAGCCAGCCGCGACGAGATCAACGCACTGATGCAGGCTGCTGCCGAGCAGTCCAAGGTACTGGGCTACAACACCCTGCCGCTGGTTTCCACCGACTTCAACCACAACCCGCTGTCGTCGATCTTCGATGCCAACCACACCAAGGTCAACGGCAAGCTGGTCAAGGTCATGGCCTGGTACGACAACGAGTGGGGCTTCTCGAACCGCATGCTGGATAACTGTTTGGCGCTGATCAACGCCAAGTAA
- the edd gene encoding phosphogluconate dehydratase — translation MHPRVLEVTQRLIARSQATREHYLQLIDSAASDGPMRGKLQCANFAHGVAGCGTEDKHQLRMMNATNIAIVSSYNDMLSAHQPYETYPEQLKQALREIGSVGQFAGGVPAMCDGVTQGEAGMELSLASRETIALSTAVALSHNMFDGALMLGICDKIVPGLMMGALRFGHLPMIFVPGGPMPSGISNKEKADVRQRYAEGKASREELLESEMKSYHSPGTCTFYGTANTNQLLMEVLGLHLPGASFVNPNTPLRDALTHEAAHQVTRLTKANGEFTPIGRIVDEKSLVNSIVALHATGGSTNHTLHMPAIAMAAGIILTWQDMADLSEVVPTLSNVYPNGKADINHFQAAGGMAFLIRELLGAGLLHEDVNTVAGHGLSRYTREPFLEDGRLVWREGPEASLDESILRPVARPFSAEGGLRVMEGNLGRGVMKVSAVALENQVVEAPCRVFQDQQELADAFKAGELEKDFVAVMRFQGPRSNGMPELHKMTPFLGVLQDRGFKVALVTDGRMSGASGKIPAAIHVSPEAASGGPLALVRDGDIIRVDGVEGTLQVRVDAQTLASRTPAVGTLANGVGCGRELFGFMRQAFSSAEQGASAFTSGLEILR, via the coding sequence ATGCATCCCCGCGTCCTTGAGGTCACCCAACGGCTGATCGCGCGTAGCCAAGCTACCCGCGAGCACTACCTGCAACTGATCGACAGCGCTGCCAGCGACGGCCCCATGCGGGGCAAGCTGCAGTGTGCGAACTTTGCCCACGGAGTAGCGGGGTGCGGCACCGAAGACAAGCACCAACTGCGCATGATGAATGCGACCAACATCGCAATTGTTTCGTCATATAACGACATGCTCTCGGCGCACCAGCCCTACGAGACCTACCCCGAGCAGCTCAAGCAGGCCCTGCGCGAGATCGGCTCGGTCGGGCAGTTCGCCGGCGGTGTGCCTGCCATGTGCGATGGGGTGACTCAGGGCGAGGCCGGCATGGAGCTGAGCCTGGCCAGCCGTGAAACCATCGCGCTGTCCACGGCCGTTGCGCTCTCGCACAACATGTTCGACGGCGCGCTGATGCTCGGCATCTGCGACAAGATCGTACCGGGCTTGATGATGGGCGCCCTGCGCTTTGGGCATCTGCCCATGATCTTCGTGCCCGGCGGGCCAATGCCCTCGGGTATCTCCAACAAGGAGAAGGCCGATGTCCGCCAGCGCTATGCCGAAGGCAAGGCCAGCCGTGAGGAATTGCTCGAATCGGAGATGAAGTCCTACCACAGCCCGGGCACCTGCACGTTCTATGGCACGGCCAACACCAACCAGCTGCTCATGGAGGTGCTGGGCCTGCACCTGCCGGGTGCCTCGTTCGTCAATCCCAATACCCCGCTGCGCGATGCGCTGACCCACGAAGCGGCCCATCAGGTCACACGCCTGACCAAGGCCAACGGCGAATTCACGCCCATCGGGCGCATCGTCGATGAAAAGTCGCTGGTCAATTCGATCGTCGCCCTGCACGCAACGGGCGGTTCGACCAACCACACCCTGCACATGCCGGCAATTGCCATGGCAGCGGGCATCATTCTGACCTGGCAAGACATGGCCGACCTCTCCGAGGTGGTGCCTACCCTGTCCAATGTCTATCCGAACGGCAAGGCCGACATCAACCATTTCCAGGCTGCCGGCGGCATGGCGTTCCTGATTCGCGAGCTGCTCGGTGCCGGCCTGCTGCACGAGGATGTCAACACGGTGGCCGGCCACGGCCTGAGCCGCTATACCCGCGAGCCGTTCCTGGAAGACGGCCGGCTGGTGTGGCGCGAAGGGCCCGAGGCGAGCCTCGACGAGAGCATCCTGCGTCCGGTGGCGCGTCCGTTCTCGGCCGAGGGCGGCTTGCGCGTGATGGAAGGCAACCTGGGCCGCGGCGTCATGAAGGTGTCTGCCGTCGCTCTGGAAAACCAGGTGGTCGAAGCACCGTGTCGCGTGTTCCAGGACCAGCAGGAGCTGGCCGATGCATTCAAGGCCGGCGAACTGGAAAAGGATTTCGTCGCCGTCATGCGCTTCCAGGGCCCGCGTTCCAACGGCATGCCGGAACTGCACAAGATGACACCGTTTCTCGGCGTTTTGCAGGATCGTGGCTTCAAGGTCGCGCTGGTCACCGACGGGCGCATGTCCGGCGCCTCCGGCAAGATCCCCGCGGCGATCCACGTCAGTCCCGAAGCGGCCAGTGGCGGACCGTTGGCCTTGGTGCGCGATGGCGATATCATCCGGGTCGACGGTGTCGAAGGTACCCTGCAGGTACGCGTCGATGCCCAGACGCTGGCCAGCCGCACCCCGGCGGTCGGCACCTTGGCCAATGGCGTAGGGTGCGGGCGTGAACTGTTCGGGTTCATGCGCCAAGCTTTCAGCTCGGCCGAGCAAGGCGCCAGTGCCTTCACCTCGGGTTTGGAGATTTTGCGATGA
- a CDS encoding glucokinase: MTLALIGDIGGTNARFAIWENDALHSVRVFPTADYTSPEHAIGVYMADLKLQKGDIGAACLAVAGPVDGDEFRFTNSHWRLSRQAFCKNLQVEQLLLINDFTAMALGMTRLQPDEYQLVCEGQADPARPAVVIGPGTGLGVGTLIGQRNGWMALPGEGGHVDLPVGSPREAQLRAHIEAQIGHVSAETILSGGGLLRLYQTVCEVDGHEPSCASPAEVTEAGIAGDPVARETLEQFCRFLGRVAGNNVLTVGGRGGVYIVGGVIPRFLDIFMQSGFAESFADKGCMSDYFKGIPVWVVTAEFSGLLGAGVALQQAQA, translated from the coding sequence ATGACACTCGCCCTTATCGGCGACATAGGCGGCACCAACGCACGTTTCGCCATCTGGGAAAACGATGCATTGCATTCGGTCCGGGTCTTCCCCACGGCGGACTACACCAGCCCCGAGCACGCCATCGGCGTGTACATGGCCGACCTCAAGTTGCAGAAGGGTGATATCGGCGCCGCATGCCTGGCAGTGGCCGGCCCGGTGGACGGTGACGAATTTCGCTTCACCAACAGCCATTGGCGCCTGAGCCGCCAGGCGTTCTGCAAAAACCTGCAAGTCGAGCAGTTGCTGTTGATCAACGACTTCACGGCCATGGCCCTGGGCATGACACGCCTGCAGCCCGACGAGTACCAACTGGTGTGCGAAGGGCAGGCCGATCCGGCGCGTCCGGCCGTGGTCATCGGTCCGGGCACCGGGCTGGGCGTGGGGACGCTGATCGGCCAGCGCAATGGCTGGATGGCTTTGCCGGGCGAAGGTGGCCACGTCGATCTGCCCGTCGGCAGCCCGCGCGAAGCCCAACTGCGCGCGCACATCGAAGCGCAGATCGGCCATGTCAGTGCCGAAACCATCTTGAGCGGTGGCGGGTTGCTGCGGTTGTATCAAACTGTGTGCGAAGTGGACGGCCACGAACCTTCCTGCGCCTCGCCCGCAGAAGTCACCGAAGCAGGCATTGCCGGCGATCCCGTCGCCCGCGAAACCCTGGAGCAATTCTGCCGCTTCCTGGGTCGGGTGGCGGGTAACAACGTGCTGACCGTGGGCGGTCGCGGCGGCGTGTACATCGTCGGCGGGGTGATCCCGCGCTTCCTCGATATCTTCATGCAGAGCGGCTTCGCCGAGAGCTTCGCCGACAAGGGCTGCATGAGCGATTACTTCAAGGGCATCCCGGTCTGGGTGGTCACGGCCGAGTTCTCCGGGCTGCTCGGCGCTGGTGTGGCCTTGCAACAGGCGCAGGCTTGA
- a CDS encoding response regulator codes for MSTVGKSILLVDDDQEIRELLDTYLSRAGFAVRTTADGAGFREALGAEVGTDLVILDVMLPDEDGFSLCRWIRQHPRMAQVPIIMLTASSDEADRVIGLELGADDYLGKPFSPRELQARIKALLRRSQFASERSGEVLGFDDWRLDTVSHRLFHTDGEEVFLSGADFALLKLFLDHPQQILDRDTIGNATRGREPMPLDRIVDMAVSRLRQRLRDNDKPPRLIRTVRGSGYLLAAHVAPV; via the coding sequence GTGAGCACTGTCGGCAAATCGATCCTGCTGGTCGATGACGATCAGGAAATCCGCGAACTGCTGGACACCTATCTCAGCCGCGCCGGCTTTGCCGTGCGCACCACGGCCGACGGCGCGGGCTTTCGCGAAGCCCTTGGCGCCGAGGTCGGCACCGACCTGGTGATTCTCGACGTCATGCTGCCCGACGAAGACGGCTTCAGCCTGTGCCGCTGGATTCGCCAGCATCCGCGCATGGCCCAGGTGCCGATCATCATGCTCACCGCCAGTTCCGATGAAGCGGACCGGGTGATCGGCCTTGAGCTAGGAGCCGACGACTACCTGGGCAAACCGTTCAGCCCACGCGAGCTGCAGGCGCGCATCAAGGCACTGCTGCGGCGCAGCCAGTTCGCCAGCGAGCGCAGCGGCGAGGTGCTCGGCTTCGACGATTGGCGGCTCGATACCGTGAGCCACCGGTTGTTTCACACCGATGGCGAGGAGGTGTTCCTGTCCGGTGCCGACTTCGCCTTGCTCAAGCTGTTCCTCGATCATCCCCAGCAGATTCTCGACCGCGACACCATCGGCAATGCCACCCGGGGGCGTGAACCCATGCCGCTGGATCGCATCGTCGACATGGCGGTCAGCCGCCTGCGCCAGCGCCTGCGCGACAACGACAAACCGCCGCGCCTGATCCGTACCGTACGCGGTAGCGGCTACCTGCTGGCGGCACACGTTGCGCCTGTTTAA
- a CDS encoding sensor histidine kinase, translated as MLLLTLLAVLLAQGLSSIIWLSQLRATQLEGLVTSARSLAHSMAASVSYFRSLPLAYRPLVLDQLRSMGGTRFFVSLNDKPLGMQLLEPTARKTAVIDAVSAVLRTQLGSDVDISVTFVSPDDLRIFNSGLKLDELPRSWAHYALTLEPVNPPVLVTQIRLGPTEWLYIASLLPEPYTTLEEEGLPAQQIWFIALTSGFLLLFIGVLVHWQSRPLKRLARAARELSLGEVNNEPPMDGGGSEVVEVARALNAMRERISRYLTERSQLFSAISHDLRTPITRLRLRVELLDDPALEAKFGRDLDELELLVKGALQCVKDTDIHENIERVDLDQVLDCLVEPYLAPQGNGRVTLQGKARRPYAGKPLAIKRCIGNLIDNALKYGDRAHLSIHDDAQAFVLYVDDEGPGVPEQRLQKVFEPHFRLAGTQQGYGLGLGIARNIAHSHGGEVTLQNLPAGGLRVTLVLPRKTV; from the coding sequence ATGCTCTTGCTGACACTGTTGGCGGTGCTGCTGGCGCAGGGCTTGTCCAGCATCATCTGGCTGTCGCAGCTGCGCGCCACCCAGCTCGAGGGGCTGGTCACCAGCGCTCGCAGTCTGGCTCATTCGATGGCGGCCAGCGTCAGCTATTTCCGTTCCTTGCCGCTGGCCTATCGGCCGCTGGTCCTGGACCAGTTGCGCAGCATGGGCGGCACGCGTTTTTTCGTTTCGCTCAATGACAAGCCCCTGGGCATGCAACTGCTGGAACCCACTGCACGCAAGACGGCCGTGATCGATGCGGTCTCCGCAGTGCTGCGAACTCAACTGGGCAGCGACGTGGATATCTCGGTGACCTTCGTCAGCCCAGACGACCTGCGCATCTTCAACAGCGGCCTGAAGCTGGACGAACTGCCGCGTTCCTGGGCGCACTACGCCTTGACCCTGGAGCCGGTGAATCCGCCGGTGCTGGTCACCCAGATTCGCCTGGGGCCAACCGAATGGCTATACATCGCTTCGCTGTTGCCTGAGCCCTACACCACTCTCGAAGAGGAAGGTCTGCCGGCCCAGCAAATCTGGTTCATTGCGCTGACCAGCGGCTTTCTGCTGCTGTTCATCGGCGTGCTGGTGCATTGGCAGAGCCGACCCCTCAAACGCCTGGCCCGCGCTGCTCGTGAGTTGTCCCTGGGCGAGGTGAATAACGAGCCGCCCATGGACGGCGGCGGCAGCGAGGTGGTGGAAGTGGCACGGGCGCTGAATGCCATGCGCGAGCGCATCAGCCGCTACCTGACCGAACGCAGCCAGCTGTTCAGCGCAATCTCCCATGACTTGCGCACGCCCATCACGCGCCTGCGGCTGCGCGTCGAACTGCTCGACGATCCAGCCCTGGAAGCCAAATTCGGCCGCGACCTGGACGAGCTCGAACTACTGGTCAAGGGCGCGCTGCAATGCGTGAAGGACACCGACATCCACGAGAACATCGAGCGGGTCGATCTCGACCAGGTCCTCGACTGCCTGGTGGAACCCTACCTGGCGCCGCAAGGCAATGGCCGTGTGACCCTGCAAGGCAAGGCACGTCGGCCCTACGCCGGCAAGCCGCTGGCCATCAAGCGCTGCATCGGCAATTTGATCGACAACGCTCTCAAGTACGGCGACCGTGCGCACCTGTCCATCCATGACGACGCGCAGGCCTTTGTTCTCTATGTCGACGATGAAGGCCCCGGCGTGCCCGAGCAACGGCTGCAGAAAGTCTTCGAGCCCCACTTCCGTCTAGCCGGGACCCAACAGGGCTACGGGCTGGGCCTGGGCATCGCGCGCAACATCGCCCACAGCCATGGCGGCGAAGTGACGTTGCAGAATCTTCCGGCCGGTGGCTTGCGGGTGACATTGGTCTTGCCGCGCAAGACGGTGTGA
- a CDS encoding ABC transporter substrate-binding protein, protein MNKLSRLALVVSFASLFPLSAMAADSKGSVEVVHWWTSGGEKAAVDVLKAQVEKDGFTWKDGAVAGGGGSTAMTVLKSRAVAGNPPGVAQIKGPDIQEWASTGLLDTDVLKDVAKSEKWDSLLDKKVSDTVKYDGDYVAVPVNIHRVNWLWINPEVFKKAGITKNPTTLEEFYAAGDKLKAAGFIPLAHGGQPWQDSTVFEAVVLSVMGVDGYKKALVDLDNAALTGPEMVKALTELKKVATYMDADGKGQDWNLEAAKVINGKAGMQIMGDWAKSEWTAAKKVAGKDYECVAFPGTDKAFTYNIDSLAVFKQKDAGTAAGQQDIAKVVLGENFQKVFSINKGSIPVRNDMLNNMEQLGFDSCAQTAAKDFLADAKSGGLQPSMAHNMATTLAVQGAFFDVVTNYINDPKADPADTAKKLGAAVKSSK, encoded by the coding sequence ATGAACAAGCTCTCTCGCCTCGCCCTCGTCGTTTCCTTCGCTTCCCTGTTCCCGCTCAGTGCCATGGCTGCCGATTCCAAAGGTTCGGTGGAAGTGGTCCATTGGTGGACGTCAGGCGGTGAAAAAGCGGCGGTCGACGTGCTCAAGGCGCAGGTCGAGAAAGATGGCTTCACCTGGAAGGACGGGGCTGTGGCCGGTGGCGGCGGTTCGACTGCCATGACCGTGCTCAAGAGTCGCGCCGTAGCCGGCAACCCGCCTGGTGTAGCCCAGATCAAAGGCCCGGACATCCAGGAATGGGCGTCGACCGGCCTGCTCGACACCGACGTGCTGAAAGACGTCGCCAAGTCGGAAAAGTGGGACAGTCTGCTCGACAAGAAAGTCTCCGATACCGTGAAGTACGACGGTGATTACGTCGCCGTGCCGGTGAACATTCACCGTGTGAACTGGCTTTGGATCAACCCGGAAGTGTTCAAGAAAGCCGGTATCACCAAGAACCCGACCACCCTCGAAGAATTCTACGCCGCAGGCGACAAGCTCAAGGCTGCGGGCTTCATTCCTCTGGCCCATGGCGGTCAGCCTTGGCAGGACAGCACCGTGTTCGAAGCGGTGGTGCTTTCGGTCATGGGTGTCGATGGTTACAAAAAGGCCCTGGTTGACCTGGACAACGCCGCGCTGACTGGCCCGGAAATGGTCAAGGCGTTGACCGAACTGAAGAAAGTCGCGACCTACATGGACGCCGACGGCAAAGGTCAGGACTGGAACCTGGAAGCGGCCAAAGTCATCAACGGCAAGGCCGGCATGCAGATCATGGGTGACTGGGCCAAGTCCGAATGGACCGCCGCCAAGAAAGTCGCTGGCAAGGACTACGAGTGCGTCGCCTTCCCGGGCACCGACAAAGCGTTCACCTACAACATCGACTCGCTGGCCGTGTTCAAGCAAAAGGACGCAGGCACTGCGGCCGGTCAACAGGACATCGCCAAAGTCGTGCTGGGTGAGAACTTCCAGAAAGTCTTCAGCATCAACAAAGGCTCGATCCCGGTTCGCAACGACATGTTGAACAACATGGAGCAACTGGGTTTCGATTCCTGCGCACAGACCGCTGCCAAGGACTTCCTGGCGGACGCCAAGTCCGGCGGCCTGCAACCGAGCATGGCACACAACATGGCGACCACGCTGGCCGTGCAAGGCGCGTTCTTCGATGTCGTGACCAACTACATCAACGACCCGAAAGCCGACCCGGCCGACACTGCCAAGAAACTCGGCGCAGCGGTCAAGTCTTCCAAATAA
- a CDS encoding carbohydrate ABC transporter permease produces MSSVAAFSKASPFDALQRWLPKLVLAPSMFIVLVGFYGYILWTFVLSFTTSTFLPTYKWAGLAQYARLFDNDRWWVASKNLAVFGGMFIGITLVIGVLLAVFLDQRIRREGFIRTIYLYPMALSMIVTGTAWKWLLNPGMGLDKLLRDWGWQGFRLDWLVDPDRVVYCLVIAAVWQASGFIMAMFLAGLRGVDQSIIRAAQIDGASMPTIYWKVVLPSLRPVFFSAVMILAHIAIKSFDLVAAMTAGGPGYSSDLPAMFMYSFTFSRGQMGMGSASAILMLGAILAIIVPYLYSELRTKRND; encoded by the coding sequence ATGAGCTCTGTTGCTGCATTCAGCAAAGCCTCGCCGTTCGATGCATTGCAACGCTGGCTGCCAAAACTGGTGCTGGCGCCGAGCATGTTCATCGTACTGGTGGGCTTCTATGGCTACATCCTGTGGACGTTCGTGCTGTCGTTCACCACGTCGACGTTCCTGCCGACTTACAAGTGGGCGGGCCTAGCGCAGTATGCGCGGTTGTTCGACAACGACCGCTGGTGGGTCGCGAGCAAGAACCTCGCCGTGTTCGGCGGCATGTTCATCGGCATCACGCTGGTGATCGGTGTGTTGCTGGCAGTGTTTCTCGACCAGCGCATCCGTCGCGAAGGCTTTATCCGCACCATTTACCTGTACCCGATGGCACTTTCGATGATCGTCACCGGTACCGCGTGGAAATGGCTGCTCAACCCGGGCATGGGCCTGGACAAATTGCTGCGTGACTGGGGCTGGCAAGGCTTCCGTCTCGATTGGCTGGTCGACCCCGACCGCGTTGTGTACTGCCTCGTGATCGCGGCGGTGTGGCAAGCCTCGGGCTTTATCATGGCGATGTTCCTCGCTGGCCTGCGTGGTGTCGATCAATCGATCATTCGTGCTGCGCAGATCGATGGCGCAAGCATGCCGACGATCTACTGGAAAGTGGTGCTGCCAAGTCTGCGTCCGGTGTTCTTCAGTGCGGTGATGATTCTGGCGCACATCGCGATCAAGAGTTTCGACCTGGTTGCGGCGATGACCGCCGGTGGTCCGGGTTATTCCTCCGACCTGCCGGCGATGTTCATGTATTCCTTCACCTTCAGTCGCGGCCAGATGGGCATGGGCTCGGCCAGTGCGATTCTGATGCTCGGTGCGATCCTCGCGATCATCGTGCCTTACCTGTATTCCGAGCTGAGGACCAAGCGCAATGACTGA
- a CDS encoding carbohydrate ABC transporter permease, protein MTDLAAKPAISLSRIAIYAVLILAVLLYLVPLVVMLLTSFKTPEDINTGNLLSWPTVVSGIGWVKAWATVDGYFWNSIKITVPAVIISTAIGALNGYVLSMWRFRGSQLFFGLLLFGCFLPFQTVLLPASFTLGKIGLASTTTGLVLVHVVYGLAFTTLFFRNYYVSIPDALVKAARLDGAGFFTIFRRIILPMSTPIIMVCLIWQFTQIWNDFLFGVVFSSGDSQPITVALNNLVNTSTGAKEYNVDMAAAMIAGLPTLLVYVVAGKYFVRGLTAGAVKG, encoded by the coding sequence ATGACTGATCTCGCAGCCAAACCCGCCATCAGCCTGAGTCGCATCGCGATCTACGCAGTGCTGATCCTCGCCGTATTGCTTTATCTGGTGCCGCTGGTGGTCATGTTGCTGACCAGCTTCAAGACTCCGGAAGACATCAACACCGGCAACCTGCTGAGCTGGCCGACCGTGGTCAGCGGCATCGGCTGGGTCAAGGCCTGGGCCACGGTTGACGGGTATTTCTGGAACTCGATCAAGATCACCGTACCGGCCGTGATCATCTCTACCGCCATCGGGGCACTGAACGGCTACGTGCTGTCGATGTGGCGCTTCCGCGGTTCGCAGTTGTTCTTCGGTCTGCTGTTGTTCGGCTGCTTCCTGCCGTTCCAGACGGTGCTGCTGCCGGCCTCGTTCACGCTCGGCAAGATCGGGCTGGCGAGCACCACCACCGGCCTGGTGCTTGTCCACGTAGTTTACGGTCTGGCGTTCACCACGCTGTTTTTCCGTAACTACTACGTGAGCATTCCCGACGCGCTGGTAAAGGCCGCACGTCTGGACGGCGCGGGTTTCTTCACGATTTTCCGCCGCATTATTCTGCCGATGTCGACGCCGATCATCATGGTGTGCCTGATCTGGCAATTCACCCAGATCTGGAACGACTTCCTGTTCGGTGTGGTGTTCTCCAGCGGTGATTCGCAACCGATCACGGTGGCGCTGAACAACCTGGTCAACACCAGCACCGGCGCCAAGGAATACAACGTGGACATGGCGGCGGCGATGATCGCCGGTTTGCCGACCCTGCTGGTCTATGTGGTCGCAGGCAAGTATTTCGTGCGCGGGCTGACAGCCGGCGCAGTCAAGGGGTAA
- a CDS encoding ABC transporter ATP-binding protein: MATLELRNVNKTYGPGLPDTLKNIELSIKDGEFLILVGPSGCGKSTLMNCIAGLESITGGAIMIGDQDVSGMSPKDRDIAMVFQSYALYPTMSVRENIEFGLKIRKMPQSAIDEEVARVAKLLQIEHLLNRKPGQLSGGQQQRVAMGRALARRPKIYLFDEPLSNLDAKLRVEMRTEMKLMHQRLKTTTVYVTHDQIEAMTLGDKVAVMKDGIIQQFGTPQQIYNDPANLFVASFIGSPPMNFIPLRLTRQEGRLVALLDSGQARCELPLGIADAGLEDREIILGIRPEQIALASEQATDLPTLRAEVQITEPTGPDTLVFVTVNQTKVCCRLAPDAAPAPGATLNLLLDPSKVLLFDAASGERLGATRSMADAAPLGNVTQFKGR, encoded by the coding sequence ATGGCTACGCTCGAACTTCGCAACGTCAACAAGACCTACGGTCCCGGCCTGCCGGACACGCTGAAGAACATCGAACTGTCGATCAAGGACGGGGAATTCCTGATCCTCGTCGGCCCGTCGGGATGCGGCAAGTCGACTCTGATGAACTGCATCGCCGGTCTGGAAAGCATCACCGGCGGCGCGATCATGATTGGTGATCAGGACGTCAGTGGCATGAGCCCGAAGGATCGTGACATCGCCATGGTGTTCCAGTCCTACGCGCTGTACCCGACCATGAGCGTGCGCGAGAACATCGAATTCGGCCTGAAGATCCGCAAGATGCCGCAGTCGGCGATCGACGAAGAAGTCGCGCGCGTGGCCAAGCTGCTGCAGATCGAACACCTGCTCAACCGCAAACCGGGTCAGCTCTCCGGTGGTCAGCAACAGCGTGTGGCGATGGGCCGTGCCCTGGCGCGTCGGCCGAAGATTTATCTGTTCGACGAACCGCTGTCCAACCTCGACGCCAAACTGCGCGTCGAGATGCGCACTGAAATGAAACTGATGCACCAGCGCCTGAAGACCACCACGGTCTACGTGACCCATGACCAGATCGAGGCCATGACCCTGGGCGACAAAGTGGCAGTCATGAAGGACGGCATCATTCAGCAGTTCGGTACGCCACAACAGATCTACAACGATCCGGCCAACCTGTTCGTGGCCAGCTTCATCGGTTCGCCGCCCATGAACTTCATTCCGCTGCGCCTGACCCGCCAGGAGGGCCGCCTGGTAGCGCTGCTCGACAGCGGCCAGGCGCGCTGCGAATTGCCGTTGGGCATCGCCGACGCGGGGTTGGAGGATCGCGAGATCATCCTCGGAATCCGCCCCGAGCAGATCGCCCTGGCCAGTGAGCAGGCCACGGACCTGCCGACCTTGCGCGCCGAAGTGCAGATCACCGAGCCGACCGGGCCAGACACGCTCGTGTTCGTCACGGTGAACCAGACCAAGGTCTGCTGCCGCTTGGCGCCGGACGCCGCGCCAGCGCCAGGCGCGACCTTGAACCTGTTGCTGGACCCCAGCAAGGTTCTGCTTTTCGATGCTGCCAGCGGCGAGCGCCTCGGCGCAACGCGATCCATGGCAGACGCTGCACCCTTGGGCAACGTGACCCAATTCAAAGGACGCTGA